The Aminithiophilus ramosus genome contains a region encoding:
- a CDS encoding sodium:solute symporter family protein → MSDSSYLLFVGGYLVLLVLMGLFLGKREVGNSDDFMVAGRRLPLLVLVGTLLATWVGGGTVTGSANFIYTYGPFAGLLFFIGAPVGIVILFFVAGKVRALARYTVPQILEMRYGSLARFLSAICIMLAYLGIISYQFKGGGYVLNLTTGMDLQTGTIISAFVMVLLAVTGGMVTIAYTDFFSALLIVGGMGIGLPFVFGKAGSWSSILGQLSPAQLSWSGGLSTVQLLGYILPLIFLILGDQNMFQRFGCAKDAKTAARSNVGFFIGEWLVIGLAVTYATAAIVLFPGIRPDTAILQMAMGGVPFVIGGVILAAAVAFMITTGDSFLLSTATNVVYDIIQKYFKPDMTEREKIVYTRACIVALGLLAYVIGTYFPDILKMQMYSYSMYGAAITPALLGAILWPGVSKAGGLASIVTGGAAVLIWEIVLKRPLGWNAILVAAPMSILVLIVVSLVTGRRPETAAR, encoded by the coding sequence GTGAGCGATTCGTCGTACCTGCTTTTTGTCGGAGGATACCTGGTCCTGCTGGTTCTCATGGGGCTTTTCCTGGGCAAGCGGGAGGTCGGCAACAGCGATGATTTCATGGTGGCCGGACGCCGTCTGCCTCTGCTCGTCCTCGTCGGAACGCTTCTGGCCACTTGGGTCGGAGGAGGCACGGTCACCGGATCGGCCAATTTCATCTACACCTACGGGCCCTTTGCCGGGCTGCTTTTTTTCATCGGAGCCCCTGTGGGCATCGTCATCCTCTTCTTCGTCGCCGGCAAGGTGCGTGCCCTGGCGCGTTACACGGTGCCCCAGATTCTGGAGATGCGCTACGGCTCTCTGGCTCGTTTCCTTTCGGCGATCTGCATCATGCTGGCCTATCTGGGGATCATTTCCTACCAGTTCAAGGGAGGCGGTTACGTCCTCAACCTGACGACGGGCATGGATCTTCAGACGGGGACCATCATTTCCGCCTTTGTCATGGTCCTGCTCGCCGTCACGGGAGGGATGGTGACGATCGCCTACACGGATTTCTTCAGCGCTCTGCTCATCGTCGGCGGAATGGGGATCGGACTGCCCTTCGTCTTCGGGAAGGCGGGAAGCTGGAGCTCCATTCTCGGCCAGCTCTCGCCGGCACAGCTTTCCTGGTCGGGCGGGCTTTCGACGGTTCAGCTTCTGGGCTATATCCTCCCGCTGATTTTCCTCATCCTCGGTGACCAGAACATGTTCCAACGCTTCGGCTGCGCCAAGGACGCCAAGACGGCGGCCCGCTCCAACGTCGGCTTCTTCATCGGCGAGTGGCTCGTCATCGGTCTGGCCGTCACCTACGCCACGGCGGCCATCGTCCTCTTCCCCGGCATCCGACCCGACACGGCCATCCTCCAGATGGCCATGGGCGGCGTCCCCTTCGTCATCGGAGGCGTCATCCTGGCGGCGGCCGTGGCTTTCATGATCACGACGGGCGACTCTTTTCTCCTCTCTACGGCCACGAACGTCGTCTACGACATCATCCAGAAGTATTTCAAGCCCGATATGACGGAGCGGGAGAAGATCGTCTACACCCGGGCCTGTATCGTCGCCCTGGGGCTTTTGGCCTACGTCATCGGGACCTATTTCCCCGACATCCTCAAGATGCAGATGTACTCCTATTCCATGTACGGAGCGGCCATCACTCCGGCCCTTCTCGGGGCCATCCTCTGGCCGGGCGTCTCCAAGGCCGGAGGGCTGGCCTCCATCGTTACGGGCGGTGCCGCCGTGCTGATCTGGGAGATCGTCCTCAAACGGCCCCTGGGCTGGAACGCCATTCTCGTCGCCGCTCCTATGTCCATCCTCGTCCTGATCGTCGTCAGTCTCGTCACCGGCCGTCGGCCGGAGACGGCGGCCCGCTAG
- a CDS encoding TRAP transporter large permease, with amino-acid sequence MTIAAALLLIVLTLLVGLPVPFCFMLSTTFLVLTQGYAPSFLLPYSFGQMSSVVLLAIPLFIMVGGLMDRGGIGSSLVNLVDVVVGRVKGGLGVVAVVSCAVFGSISGSCAATISCIGSIMFPRLRENGYPMGHSAALVSCAAPLGLLIPPSSQMILYAWVGQQSVLACFLSTVGPGILLTVLLSILNVIMLRRDEKIYVAPPMSGTETMRTLGKRSWEAAPALLMPVIVLGGTYGGIMTPTEAAAVAVLYSIPVGFWIYRGLNGKTFVDVLVETSTTTGVVMLMMFCIMMLSRIYVMEDLPSMIMNVLRSVSTNPKVILLMLNIFMIIVGMIMDDVSAMLLCTPILLPVVMKLGVSPIHFAAIIGVNLGMGNVTPPTAPTLYFGGRLAKTPVSQMLKPAMIFILFAWLPTLLAVTYLPDLALWLPRLVLGNRF; translated from the coding sequence ATGACGATCGCCGCAGCCCTTCTGCTCATCGTGCTCACCCTCCTCGTCGGCCTGCCCGTCCCCTTCTGCTTCATGCTCTCCACGACCTTTCTCGTCCTGACTCAGGGCTACGCGCCCAGCTTCCTTCTGCCCTACAGTTTCGGCCAGATGAGTTCCGTCGTCCTCCTGGCCATTCCCCTTTTCATCATGGTCGGCGGCCTCATGGACCGGGGAGGCATCGGGTCGTCCCTCGTCAATCTCGTCGATGTCGTCGTCGGGCGCGTCAAGGGAGGCCTGGGCGTCGTCGCCGTCGTCTCCTGCGCCGTCTTCGGCTCCATCTCGGGGAGCTGTGCCGCCACCATTTCCTGCATCGGCTCCATCATGTTCCCCCGCCTCCGAGAGAACGGCTATCCCATGGGACACAGCGCCGCCCTCGTCTCCTGCGCCGCCCCGCTGGGGCTGCTCATTCCGCCCAGCTCGCAGATGATTCTCTACGCCTGGGTGGGGCAGCAGTCCGTCCTGGCCTGTTTCCTCTCGACCGTCGGTCCGGGGATCCTTCTGACCGTTCTCCTATCGATCCTGAACGTCATCATGCTCCGCAGGGACGAAAAGATCTACGTGGCCCCTCCCATGAGCGGGACCGAAACGATGCGGACCTTGGGCAAGCGCTCCTGGGAGGCCGCTCCGGCCCTCCTCATGCCCGTCATCGTCCTCGGCGGGACCTACGGCGGCATCATGACGCCCACCGAGGCCGCCGCCGTGGCCGTCCTCTACTCCATTCCCGTCGGCTTCTGGATCTACCGGGGCCTGAACGGGAAGACCTTCGTCGACGTTCTCGTCGAGACCTCGACGACGACGGGCGTCGTCATGCTCATGATGTTCTGCATCATGATGCTGAGCCGCATCTATGTCATGGAAGATCTTCCTTCGATGATCATGAACGTCCTCCGCTCCGTCTCGACGAACCCCAAGGTCATTCTCCTCATGCTCAATATCTTCATGATCATCGTGGGCATGATCATGGATGACGTGAGCGCCATGCTTCTGTGCACCCCCATCCTCCTGCCCGTCGTCATGAAGCTCGGCGTCAGCCCCATCCACTTCGCCGCCATCATCGGCGTCAATCTCGGCATGGGAAACGTGACGCCTCCGACGGCGCCGACGCTCTACTTCGGCGGCCGGCTGGCCAAGACGCCCGTCTCTCAGATGCTCAAGCCCGCCATGATTTTCATCCTTTTCGCCTGGCTGCCCACTCTTCTGGCCGTCACCTACCTTCCCGACCTGGCCCTATGGCT
- the dctP gene encoding TRAP transporter substrate-binding protein DctP, producing MKKAKRFLLLGAALLLAVTVGTAPVASAKTTIKVAGISPVEYRSTQSLYRIAEKVKERTDGRIEMKVFPMNQLGDYTQVFEEIRRGTIEMGLIFLPSQFDVTLELGSMPFLAENYTQIRQALSPGAFVCDTLDAALDKLGVKQLRIFGEGFIGLGSTKKPEKPLDPKADKGLLVRVAPVAVYKYMAEDMGFRTTTIPYADTYSAIQTGVCDGWIGGSSQINYQVFGDVIKHYVAYDSLFDQTTMMINKKLWEGLSEEDRTVLQEAVDAEADLSFQLCQQEDGDYLAKMRERGIEVTTFTDAEKAEMARYIRARTWPKLKERLGDDLVDRLMEAYQ from the coding sequence ATGAAAAAGGCGAAGCGTTTTTTGCTCCTCGGAGCCGCCCTGCTTCTGGCGGTAACGGTCGGAACGGCCCCTGTGGCCTCGGCCAAGACGACGATCAAGGTGGCGGGGATATCGCCCGTCGAGTACCGCTCGACGCAGTCGCTCTACCGGATCGCCGAAAAGGTGAAGGAGCGGACCGACGGTCGCATCGAGATGAAGGTCTTTCCCATGAACCAGCTGGGCGACTACACCCAGGTCTTTGAGGAGATCCGCCGGGGGACGATCGAGATGGGCCTCATCTTCCTCCCCAGCCAGTTCGACGTGACCCTCGAACTGGGTTCCATGCCCTTCCTGGCCGAGAACTACACCCAGATCCGGCAGGCCCTCTCACCGGGGGCCTTCGTGTGCGACACCCTTGACGCGGCCCTGGACAAGCTCGGCGTCAAGCAGCTTCGGATCTTCGGCGAAGGCTTCATCGGACTGGGATCGACGAAAAAGCCGGAAAAACCCCTGGACCCCAAGGCCGACAAGGGCCTTCTCGTGCGGGTCGCTCCCGTGGCCGTCTACAAGTACATGGCCGAGGACATGGGCTTCCGGACGACGACGATTCCCTATGCCGACACCTACAGTGCCATTCAGACGGGCGTCTGCGACGGATGGATCGGCGGATCTTCCCAGATCAATTATCAGGTTTTCGGCGATGTTATCAAGCACTACGTCGCCTACGACAGCCTTTTCGATCAGACGACGATGATGATCAACAAAAAGCTCTGGGAAGGCCTCTCCGAGGAGGACCGGACGGTCCTTCAGGAGGCCGTCGACGCCGAGGCCGATCTGAGCTTCCAGCTCTGCCAGCAGGAAGACGGCGACTATCTGGCCAAGATGAGGGAACGGGGCATCGAGGTGACGACCTTCACCGACGCCGAGAAGGCCGAGATGGCCCGCTACATCCGTGCCCGGACCTGGCCCAAGCTGAAGGAGCGGCTCGGCGACGATCTCGTCGATCGCCTCATGGAGGCCTACCAGTAA
- a CDS encoding TRAP transporter small permease — protein MNAIEAIKGSLFWRVLGLFQKAILILSSLFVALIMCAQVLMRYVFKSDLYGMEEIIVIVAFWLYFMGSSYGVYEKSHVRADIIPQLLSEKPRRILSLAVQATMTALCLLFSWWGLDFIGYSLQEMPRTLIWAIPLAVGQSSVLAGYLIMSFYSVVYLAEEFLEIRAFLRKDSTAEATQAR, from the coding sequence GTGAACGCCATCGAAGCGATCAAAGGCTCCCTGTTCTGGAGGGTTCTGGGCCTCTTCCAGAAGGCGATCCTCATCCTGTCCAGCCTCTTCGTCGCCCTCATCATGTGCGCCCAGGTCCTGATGCGCTACGTCTTCAAATCCGATCTCTACGGGATGGAGGAGATCATCGTCATCGTCGCCTTCTGGCTCTATTTCATGGGCAGCTCCTACGGCGTCTACGAAAAGAGCCACGTAAGGGCCGACATCATCCCCCAGCTTCTGTCGGAAAAACCCCGGAGGATCCTCTCTCTGGCCGTTCAGGCTACGATGACGGCTCTCTGCCTCCTCTTTTCCTGGTGGGGGCTGGACTTCATCGGCTACAGCCTTCAGGAGATGCCCCGGACTCTCATCTGGGCGATCCCTCTCGCCGTAGGCCAGTCCTCGGTCCTCGCGGGCTACCTGATCATGAGCTTCTATTCCGTCGTCTACCTCGCCGAGGAATTCCTGGAGATCCGGGCTTTCCTGCGCAAGGATTCGACGGCTGAAGCCACCCAGGCGAGGTGA
- a CDS encoding IclR family transcriptional regulator produces MSSLDKGIRILKLLGEPPYEYGLKEISENLDMGRSGAFKLLDALRAEHVVIQDRSTKKYHLGPVVLRLGRVYGQLKGLEELADPILAYIHRSSGETTYLTLWEGDRAFPAYKKSTPEGIYGYNDFIGKSIPVNSGASAMALCAFQGGEKIAALLGQAELPKRTPLTETDPERLTALYETIRQKGYAFEDRTFSLEHVSLAVPVFDRNGEVWSCLCLSAATERATEERITQWLQLLKDGAEELSLKLQFRR; encoded by the coding sequence TTGAGCAGCCTCGACAAAGGGATCCGCATCCTCAAACTTCTCGGAGAGCCACCCTACGAATACGGCCTCAAAGAGATCTCGGAAAATCTGGACATGGGGCGGAGCGGCGCCTTCAAGCTTCTCGACGCCCTCAGGGCGGAACACGTCGTCATTCAGGATCGGTCGACGAAAAAGTACCACCTGGGTCCCGTCGTCCTGCGGCTGGGGCGGGTCTACGGCCAACTCAAAGGGCTGGAGGAGCTGGCCGATCCGATCTTGGCCTACATCCATCGCTCCAGCGGGGAGACGACCTATCTCACCCTCTGGGAGGGCGACCGGGCCTTCCCGGCCTACAAGAAGAGCACCCCCGAGGGGATCTACGGCTACAACGACTTCATCGGCAAGAGCATCCCCGTCAACTCCGGTGCCTCGGCCATGGCGCTCTGCGCCTTTCAGGGCGGGGAGAAGATCGCCGCCCTCCTCGGCCAGGCCGAGCTGCCGAAGCGGACCCCCCTCACCGAGACCGACCCCGAACGACTGACGGCGCTCTACGAGACGATCCGCCAGAAGGGCTACGCCTTCGAGGACCGGACGTTCAGCCTCGAACATGTCAGTCTCGCCGTTCCCGTCTTCGACCGCAACGGAGAGGTCTGGTCCTGCCTCTGCCTTTCGGCGGCGACGGAGCGCGCCACAGAGGAAAGGATCACCCAATGGCTTCAACTGCTCAAGGACGGAGCGGAGGAACTTTCGCTCAAACTCCAGTTCCGTCGCTGA
- a CDS encoding M24 family metallopeptidase, whose protein sequence is MNTEERLRALRGVMEERNVEASLILQPDDLFYLSGFKAIIYSRPFAYLVESDGLSMALPSLEEEHVRKEARADRLQIYHETPERIDRGSSFLAALDALVSPLRPSCRLGVEKGYLPLELGRFLEEKGFVLVDVGRDIALARTVKEPKEIEAITLSGDLVSYALRASLERARPGMTEMELDLAGTSALFARVARDFPSATVDHFVMSPSGRERSAMQHVFSSTRALQLGDGVIHSRQVGLNGYRAECERTFFVGSADPFQRRCFAVMAEAQAAAVAAVRPGVRAGDVDGAARRVIDGAGFGEAFDHRTGHGIGVTSHEEPSLRFDNDVVLKEGMALSIEPGFYLRGRGGFRHSDTVIVTAGGARQVTSYPKDLESLVIG, encoded by the coding sequence GTGAACACGGAAGAACGGCTTCGTGCCCTGCGAGGGGTCATGGAGGAAAGGAACGTCGAGGCCTCGTTGATTCTTCAGCCTGACGATCTTTTCTATCTCAGCGGCTTCAAGGCCATCATCTATTCCCGTCCCTTCGCCTATCTGGTCGAAAGCGACGGGCTCTCCATGGCCCTTCCTTCCCTGGAGGAGGAGCACGTCCGGAAGGAGGCCCGTGCCGACCGTCTTCAGATCTATCACGAGACGCCCGAGCGAATCGACAGAGGATCTTCCTTCCTGGCGGCTCTCGACGCCCTTGTCTCCCCCCTGAGGCCCTCGTGCCGCCTGGGCGTCGAGAAGGGATACCTTCCCCTGGAGCTGGGCCGTTTCCTCGAGGAAAAGGGCTTCGTCCTCGTCGATGTGGGACGTGATATCGCCCTGGCCAGAACGGTCAAGGAGCCCAAGGAAATCGAGGCCATCACCCTGTCCGGAGACCTCGTCAGCTACGCCCTCAGGGCCTCTCTGGAACGGGCCCGTCCGGGCATGACGGAAATGGAGCTGGATCTGGCCGGCACGTCGGCTCTTTTCGCTCGAGTGGCCAGGGATTTCCCCTCGGCCACGGTGGATCATTTCGTCATGAGTCCTTCCGGACGGGAGAGAAGCGCCATGCAGCATGTCTTTTCCAGCACGCGCGCTCTTCAGCTCGGAGATGGCGTCATCCACAGCCGCCAGGTCGGCCTGAACGGCTACAGGGCCGAATGCGAAAGGACCTTTTTCGTCGGATCGGCCGATCCCTTCCAACGTCGGTGTTTTGCCGTCATGGCCGAGGCCCAGGCGGCGGCCGTCGCGGCCGTCAGGCCGGGAGTCCGGGCCGGCGACGTCGATGGAGCCGCCAGGCGCGTCATCGACGGGGCCGGATTCGGCGAGGCCTTCGACCACCGTACGGGCCACGGCATCGGCGTCACCTCCCACGAAGAGCCGTCGCTTCGTTTCGACAACGACGTTGTCCTGAAGGAGGGCATGGCCCTGTCCATCGAACCCGGCTTCTATCTGCGGGGCCGGGGGGGCTTCCGTCACTCCGACACCGTCATCGTCACGGCCGGGGGGGCCAGACAGGTCACATCCTATCCGAAAGATCTGGAAAGCCTCGTCATCGGCTGA
- a CDS encoding aminopeptidase: MEDGRVRLLARHIVDFALELQRGDRLLVELHGEGLPLALAVVEESFDRGARPFVHRHDYRLERALLRGADASLLEEIAAFEVARMEKMDAYVDIRGTENLYAWSDVPQEKLDLYRSRYFGPLHLQRRCGHTRWSVMRYPNDAMAQQAKMSTKAFEDFYFGACLVDYGRMERAMRPLVDLMEGTDRVRVVGPGVDLAFSIKGIGAVALAGRRNLPDGEVYSAPVRGSVEGRVRFNVPFPYEGFVLSDVELVFREGRVVACSCNDGPRLEAILDTDEGARFPGEFALGVNPEILHPMADVLFDEKIAGSFHLTPGNAYANADNGNRSSVHLDFTCIQRPEYGGGEIYFDDRLIRKDGLFVVEALGDLNPDRLS; this comes from the coding sequence ATGGAAGACGGGAGAGTTCGCCTGCTGGCCCGGCATATCGTCGATTTCGCCCTTGAACTGCAGCGCGGGGACCGTCTGCTCGTCGAACTTCACGGCGAGGGGCTGCCTCTGGCCTTGGCCGTCGTCGAGGAGAGCTTCGACAGAGGGGCCCGTCCTTTCGTCCACCGCCACGACTACCGTCTGGAGCGGGCCCTTCTGCGGGGAGCCGACGCCTCTCTTCTGGAGGAGATCGCCGCCTTCGAGGTGGCCCGGATGGAGAAGATGGATGCCTACGTGGACATCAGGGGGACGGAAAACCTCTACGCCTGGAGCGACGTGCCTCAGGAAAAGCTCGACCTCTACCGGAGCCGCTACTTCGGTCCCCTCCATCTGCAGCGCCGTTGCGGCCATACCCGGTGGAGCGTCATGCGCTACCCCAACGACGCCATGGCCCAACAGGCCAAAATGAGCACGAAGGCCTTCGAGGACTTCTACTTCGGGGCCTGTCTCGTCGACTACGGCCGGATGGAGCGGGCCATGAGGCCTCTCGTCGACCTGATGGAGGGGACCGATCGGGTCCGCGTCGTCGGTCCCGGCGTCGATCTGGCCTTCTCCATCAAGGGGATAGGAGCCGTCGCCCTGGCCGGTCGCCGCAATCTTCCCGACGGCGAAGTCTATTCGGCGCCGGTCCGGGGTTCCGTCGAGGGGCGGGTGCGCTTCAATGTCCCCTTTCCCTACGAGGGCTTCGTCCTCTCCGATGTGGAGCTGGTCTTTCGGGAGGGGCGCGTCGTCGCCTGTTCCTGCAACGACGGACCGCGCCTCGAGGCCATCCTGGACACGGACGAGGGAGCCCGATTCCCCGGCGAGTTCGCCCTCGGCGTCAACCCCGAGATTCTCCACCCCATGGCCGATGTCCTCTTCGACGAGAAGATCGCCGGCAGCTTCCATCTGACGCCGGGCAACGCCTATGCCAATGCCGACAACGGCAACCGCTCCTCGGTGCATCTGGATTTCACCTGCATCCAGAGGCCGGAATACGGGGGAGGGGAGATCTACTTCGACGACAGGCTGATCCGCAAGGACGGTCTTTTCGTCGTCGAGGCCCTGGGGGATCTCAATCCGGACAGACTGAGCTGA
- a CDS encoding diguanylate cyclase domain-containing protein — translation MEITGEDLKQFFSRSRHLMAVCDDRARLIAVNPAWLEATAMALSEIRGEPLCHLVHEEDARLVEGVLRRLEREATLDVRLRRRKGGALWVELSLFREERRARLYVTAVDISVRVGEEEALAAGEAFLERLHSSVPQAAFLYFVSEGRSVLLSQEGLSPLGYRCSRSLPVASILHPDDLPVVRALPERLAPLAEGQSTEVILRFRHRDGRYRTFLVRETPFRRDERGSVTQILAVAVDITDQKDREASALEQACRDDLTDLMNRRALMATLRDFLEKGDPFALSYLDLDHFKEVNDSFGHGRGDALLRQIGRRLSESAGPGDVVARLGGDEFVVLMKEMADRRVAQAAAEGLKEAIETIGSSTDGISLSCSIGVALFPEDGRDGEALLAAADGALYRAKAAGRSCIR, via the coding sequence ATGGAGATCACCGGAGAGGACCTGAAGCAGTTTTTCTCGCGCAGCCGCCATCTCATGGCCGTCTGCGACGACAGGGCACGCCTGATTGCCGTCAACCCGGCCTGGCTGGAGGCGACGGCCATGGCCCTTTCGGAGATTCGGGGAGAGCCGCTCTGCCATCTCGTTCACGAGGAGGACGCCCGTCTGGTCGAGGGCGTTCTGCGTCGTCTCGAGAGAGAGGCGACGCTCGATGTCCGCCTTCGCCGTCGAAAGGGGGGGGCGCTCTGGGTGGAACTCTCTCTCTTTCGCGAGGAACGCCGGGCCAGGCTCTACGTGACGGCCGTCGACATCAGCGTCCGCGTCGGCGAGGAGGAGGCCCTCGCCGCGGGCGAGGCCTTCCTGGAGCGGCTTCACAGCTCCGTTCCCCAGGCGGCCTTCCTCTACTTCGTCTCCGAGGGGCGTTCCGTCCTCCTCAGCCAGGAGGGGCTCAGCCCTCTGGGGTATCGCTGCAGCCGATCCCTTCCCGTCGCGTCGATCCTCCATCCCGACGATCTTCCCGTCGTCCGGGCCCTGCCGGAACGGTTGGCTCCTCTGGCGGAGGGGCAGTCGACGGAGGTCATCCTCCGTTTCCGTCACCGCGACGGCCGGTATCGGACGTTCCTCGTCAGAGAGACGCCCTTCCGGCGCGACGAGAGAGGTTCCGTCACGCAAATCCTGGCCGTCGCCGTCGATATCACCGATCAGAAGGACCGGGAGGCCTCTGCCCTTGAACAGGCCTGCCGCGACGACCTGACCGATCTCATGAACCGTCGCGCCCTCATGGCCACCCTTCGCGACTTCCTCGAAAAAGGCGACCCCTTCGCCCTTTCCTATCTCGACCTGGATCACTTCAAGGAGGTCAACGATTCCTTCGGCCACGGCCGAGGCGACGCTCTTCTCCGTCAGATCGGCCGCAGACTCTCCGAGAGCGCCGGACCGGGAGACGTCGTGGCCCGCCTCGGCGGAGACGAATTCGTCGTTCTCATGAAAGAGATGGCCGACCGTCGCGTCGCGCAGGCGGCGGCGGAAGGTCTCAAGGAGGCCATCGAGACGATCGGCTCCTCCACAGACGGAATCTCTCTTTCGTGCAGCATCGGCGTCGCCCTCTTCCCCGAAGACGGTCGCGATGGAGAGGCCCTGCTGGCTGCGGCCGACGGGGCCCTCTATCGGGCCAAGGCCGCAGGAAGAAGCTGCATCCGCTGA
- a CDS encoding calcium/sodium antiporter — translation MIWMKIVAGLALLYGGGEVLVGGSTSLARRLGLSPLVVSLTVVAFGTSAPELAAALSATLRGSGDLVMGNVLGSNVANVGLILGLAVLLRPIAVDRRAFRRDLPLLVLTSLILVALLSFGEITPLIGLLLLALLGTYTLFTLKGTEPVAVDATTRPGLLPALAAVAGAVALLALGADLLVDGAVTLARHLGVGEHLIGLTVVALGTSLPELSSCLVAARRGDSDFILGNLLGSNIFNVLAILGVSAQLGPLKLSWNLFGPEGLGLVALSLLLVLFSFTGFRLARREGACLLACYGGYLALLAA, via the coding sequence ATGATCTGGATGAAAATCGTGGCGGGGCTGGCCCTGCTGTACGGAGGCGGCGAGGTCCTCGTCGGGGGAAGCACCTCTCTGGCCCGGCGGCTGGGACTCTCTCCCCTCGTCGTGAGCCTCACCGTCGTCGCCTTCGGCACGTCGGCACCGGAGCTGGCGGCGGCCCTTTCGGCCACCCTCAGGGGATCGGGCGACCTCGTCATGGGCAACGTCCTGGGATCGAACGTGGCCAACGTGGGGCTCATCCTGGGCCTGGCCGTTCTGCTGAGGCCCATCGCCGTCGACAGAAGGGCCTTCCGCCGCGACCTGCCCCTCCTCGTCCTGACGAGCCTCATCCTCGTCGCCCTCCTCTCTTTCGGCGAGATCACCCCCCTCATCGGCCTCCTTCTGCTGGCTCTTCTGGGCACCTACACCCTCTTCACCCTGAAGGGGACGGAACCCGTCGCCGTCGACGCAACAACCCGCCCCGGCCTCCTTCCCGCACTGGCCGCCGTCGCCGGAGCCGTGGCCCTCCTGGCCCTCGGCGCCGACCTTCTCGTCGACGGCGCCGTCACCCTCGCCCGCCACCTTGGAGTGGGCGAACACCTCATCGGCCTCACCGTCGTCGCCCTGGGGACGAGTCTCCCCGAACTGTCGAGCTGCCTCGTGGCGGCCCGGCGGGGCGATTCGGACTTCATCCTGGGCAACCTTCTGGGATCGAACATCTTCAACGTCCTGGCCATCCTGGGCGTCTCGGCCCAGCTGGGCCCTCTCAAACTCTCCTGGAACCTCTTCGGCCCCGAAGGGTTGGGCCTCGTCGCCCTCTCTCTCCTTCTGGTCCTCTTCTCCTTCACGGGGTTCCGCCTGGCCCGACGGGAGGGAGCCTGCCTCCTGGCCTGCTACGGCGGCTATCTGGCCCTCCTCGCCGCCTGA
- a CDS encoding GntR family transcriptional regulator yields MAEKRGGVAVALDVSFNFKALREQVYDFLKEEMAAGRLCPGQMINIREMSARLGISRTPLRDALFELQGEGFVLFHPRRGVEVRGLTADEIAHAYQVLGALESSVILQDFGRIGGNCMARLEAVNAETAMVLREGLYERYWELNRRFHETLLSVSENDLLLGLADRLRKRLYDFPARRRFTPRWASRSLEEHRELVAFLARGDRQGAALYMAEVHWNYERQKTLVEEFYFASPEEKEASRQERGA; encoded by the coding sequence ATGGCGGAAAAGCGAGGAGGAGTGGCTGTGGCTCTGGATGTCTCCTTCAATTTCAAGGCTCTGCGGGAGCAGGTCTATGATTTCCTGAAAGAGGAGATGGCCGCCGGCCGTCTCTGCCCCGGCCAGATGATCAACATCCGGGAGATGAGCGCCCGCCTGGGAATCAGCCGGACACCGCTGCGCGATGCCCTTTTCGAGCTTCAGGGAGAGGGCTTCGTCCTCTTTCATCCGCGACGGGGCGTGGAGGTCCGTGGCCTTACGGCCGACGAGATCGCGCATGCCTATCAGGTGCTGGGGGCTTTGGAGTCTTCGGTGATCCTCCAGGACTTCGGCCGCATCGGCGGAAACTGCATGGCCCGTCTGGAGGCCGTCAACGCCGAGACGGCCATGGTCCTTCGGGAGGGGCTCTACGAGAGATATTGGGAGCTGAACCGTCGTTTTCACGAGACGCTTCTTTCCGTCTCGGAAAACGATTTGCTTTTGGGGTTGGCCGACAGGCTGAGAAAGCGGCTCTACGATTTCCCGGCGCGCCGTCGGTTCACGCCGCGCTGGGCGAGCCGCTCTCTTGAGGAACACCGTGAACTGGTGGCTTTCCTGGCTCGGGGGGATCGCCAGGGAGCGGCTCTGTACATGGCGGAAGTGCACTGGAACTACGAGCGTCAGAAAACGCTTGTGGAGGAATTCTATTTCGCGTCGCCGGAAGAGAAGGAGGCGAGTCGTCAAGAACGCGGTGCCTGA